One genomic region from Streptomyces sp. Li-HN-5-11 encodes:
- a CDS encoding M56 family metallopeptidase, which produces MMVPAVLLLLGALTAVAAPRLLARADWTDREPVLALWAWQCVVAAVLLCCALSMTLSAAAAWQAVRGHVFATAPRSVVEAYALGTAGPWAPTTAVALACCGVWSAAMLVGEVLRARTRRRRRQAGLIVRAPRLPGERPGTERLVVLEDERPDAWWLPGAAPRLVITTAALRRLKGRRLDAVLAHEQGHARARHDWLLHCSAALAGGFPQVPVFAAFREEMHRLVELSADDMASRRFGRLTTALALVELNEHRGVFGPCPTPQAHVPQRVHRLLTPPGRLTAARRLRLTAVASLVPVIPVLVALVPGLRALG; this is translated from the coding sequence ATGATGGTCCCCGCGGTCCTGTTGCTGCTCGGCGCCTTGACCGCCGTCGCCGCTCCCCGGCTGCTCGCCCGGGCCGACTGGACGGACCGTGAACCGGTGCTCGCGCTGTGGGCGTGGCAGTGCGTGGTGGCCGCCGTGCTGCTGTGCTGCGCGCTGTCGATGACACTGAGCGCGGCTGCCGCGTGGCAGGCGGTCCGCGGCCATGTGTTCGCCACCGCTCCGCGTTCGGTGGTGGAGGCCTACGCCCTCGGCACGGCCGGCCCCTGGGCGCCGACGACCGCGGTGGCGCTCGCCTGCTGCGGGGTGTGGAGCGCGGCGATGCTGGTCGGCGAGGTGCTGCGAGCCCGGACGCGCCGTCGGCGACGGCAAGCCGGACTCATCGTACGCGCACCGCGGTTGCCCGGCGAGCGGCCCGGAACCGAGCGGCTCGTCGTGCTGGAGGACGAGCGGCCGGACGCCTGGTGGCTGCCCGGGGCCGCACCACGACTCGTCATCACCACCGCCGCCCTGCGCCGTCTGAAAGGGCGTCGGCTGGACGCCGTGCTGGCGCACGAACAGGGCCACGCGCGCGCCCGGCACGACTGGCTGCTGCACTGCTCGGCGGCGCTGGCGGGCGGATTTCCGCAGGTGCCCGTGTTCGCCGCATTCCGCGAGGAGATGCACCGCCTGGTCGAACTCTCCGCCGACGACATGGCCTCGCGTCGCTTCGGCCGGCTCACGACCGCGCTGGCGCTCGTCGAACTCAACGAACACCGCGGTGTGTTCGGTCCATGTCCCACCCCACAGGCCCATGTGCCGCAGCGCGTTCACCGCCTGCTCACCCCACCCGGCCGGCTCACCGCGGCCCGCCGCCTGCGCCTCACGGCCGTGGCGTCGCTCGTCCCGGTGATCCCGGTCCTGGTGGCGCTGGTGCCGGGCCTGCGGGCGCTCGGTTGA
- a CDS encoding phosphatase PAP2 family protein — protein sequence MQPATVDSPPRPPAHRTPARATALLGLCSVLLLLLVAARWHPLITADDAVARATHRWAVGERGLTHTFRILTDWVWDPVTMRLVGAAAAVWLVWRRSAWWTAVWLVATCVLGTLLQQALKAAVGRPRPVWPDPVDSAHYASFPSGHAMTATVVCGLLLWLLHHHGAGRTLRRVAMICAALSVGGVGLTRVWLGVHWPSDVLGGWLLGATVVAAAATAYRRQEGVNASAAVGPPS from the coding sequence ATGCAGCCCGCGACCGTCGACTCGCCGCCCCGCCCCCCGGCGCACCGCACCCCCGCCCGCGCCACGGCCCTGCTCGGCCTGTGTTCGGTGCTGTTGCTGCTCCTGGTCGCGGCCCGGTGGCACCCGCTGATCACCGCCGACGACGCCGTTGCCCGCGCCACCCACCGCTGGGCCGTCGGCGAACGCGGGCTCACACACACGTTCCGCATCCTCACCGACTGGGTGTGGGACCCGGTGACCATGCGACTGGTGGGAGCGGCGGCCGCGGTGTGGCTCGTATGGCGCCGCTCGGCCTGGTGGACGGCGGTGTGGCTGGTGGCCACCTGCGTGCTGGGCACGCTGCTGCAACAGGCGCTGAAGGCGGCGGTCGGACGGCCCCGCCCGGTCTGGCCCGACCCGGTGGACTCCGCTCACTACGCGTCCTTCCCGTCGGGCCACGCCATGACCGCGACGGTGGTGTGCGGGCTGCTCCTGTGGCTGCTGCACCACCACGGCGCCGGCCGCACCCTGCGGCGCGTCGCCATGATTTGCGCCGCGCTCTCGGTGGGCGGCGTCGGTCTGACCCGGGTCTGGCTGGGCGTCCACTGGCCGTCCGACGTCCTCGGCGGCTGGCTGCTGGGCGCGACGGTGGTGGCAGCGGCGGCGACCGCGTACCGCCGGCAGGAGGGCGTGAACGCGTCCGCCGCGGTCGGGCCTCCCTCGTAG
- a CDS encoding HAD-IA family hydrolase — protein MAAVLFDFSGTLFRIESAESWLRAVLDESGTELEGRELVRTARALEEAGALPGGAFPVRVPAELAGLWEVRDRSAEWHRAAYTGLSRQVPLPDPALHDALYERHRTAAAWTPYPDAAEVLHTLRERGIGVGVVSNIGWDLRPVFRAHGLDAYVDAYVLSYEHGIQKPDPRLFAAACAALGAEPKDVLMVGDSRRADGGAAALGCGVHFVDHLPVAQRPAALRPVLDLVAGPSWRGRATGEAGPRTRATDARPRGAAEQ, from the coding sequence ATGGCTGCCGTCCTGTTCGACTTCTCCGGAACCCTGTTCCGCATCGAGTCCGCCGAGTCCTGGCTGCGTGCCGTGCTGGACGAGTCGGGTACGGAACTGGAGGGGCGGGAACTCGTCCGGACGGCGCGGGCGCTGGAGGAGGCGGGGGCGCTGCCCGGCGGGGCGTTCCCCGTGCGGGTGCCGGCCGAGCTGGCCGGGCTGTGGGAGGTCCGGGACCGTAGCGCCGAGTGGCACCGGGCCGCCTACACGGGCCTCTCCCGTCAGGTGCCGCTGCCCGACCCGGCGTTGCACGACGCGCTGTACGAACGGCACAGGACCGCGGCCGCCTGGACGCCGTACCCGGACGCGGCCGAGGTGCTGCACACACTGCGCGAGCGTGGGATCGGGGTGGGCGTGGTGAGCAACATCGGCTGGGACCTGCGCCCCGTCTTCCGCGCCCACGGCCTCGACGCCTACGTCGACGCCTATGTCCTGTCGTACGAACACGGCATCCAGAAGCCGGACCCGCGCCTCTTCGCGGCCGCCTGCGCGGCGCTCGGCGCGGAGCCGAAGGACGTGCTGATGGTCGGCGACAGCCGCCGCGCGGACGGCGGTGCGGCGGCACTCGGGTGCGGGGTGCACTTCGTGGACCACCTGCCGGTGGCGCAGCGGCCGGCCGCACTGCGGCCAGTGCTCGACCTCGTGGCGGGTCCCTCGTGGCGAGGTCGGGCAACGGGTGAAGCCGGACCGCGGACCAGGGCCACGGACGCACGACCGCGGGGAGCGGCGGAACAGTAG
- a CDS encoding TetR/AcrR family transcriptional regulator has product MSPRSASVNEELRRRSRERLLQAAVELVNEHGYEATTLGGIADRAGSARGLVSYYFPGKRQLVQSAVHRLMHRTLEEALEREPRTEDGRERLARAIDAILALARDRPVLMRQHMAGILQAEGLVQCPEQQRLAHLLRDTVARYGSTDVDADYATLRALLMGAVYAALVPGAPMPVPVLRGELFKRYRLDRDMGLPPGGETTPGGPQDTDLSRFFG; this is encoded by the coding sequence ATGTCCCCGCGCAGCGCCTCGGTCAACGAAGAGCTGCGGCGGCGTTCCCGGGAGCGGCTCCTGCAGGCGGCGGTCGAACTGGTCAACGAGCACGGCTACGAGGCGACGACGCTCGGCGGCATCGCCGACCGTGCGGGCTCGGCCCGCGGCCTGGTGTCGTACTACTTCCCCGGCAAGCGCCAGCTGGTGCAGTCCGCGGTCCACCGGCTGATGCACCGCACCCTGGAGGAGGCGCTGGAGCGCGAGCCGCGCACCGAGGACGGCCGGGAGCGGCTGGCGAGGGCCATCGACGCGATCCTGGCACTGGCCCGGGACCGGCCGGTGCTGATGCGCCAGCACATGGCGGGGATCCTGCAGGCCGAGGGGCTCGTCCAGTGCCCGGAGCAGCAGCGCCTGGCACACCTCCTGCGGGACACCGTCGCCCGGTACGGCTCGACGGACGTCGACGCCGACTACGCCACGCTGCGCGCGCTGCTGATGGGCGCCGTCTACGCGGCGCTCGTGCCAGGAGCCCCGATGCCCGTGCCGGTACTGCGCGGCGAGCTGTTCAAGCGCTACCGGCTCGACCGGGACATGGGCCTGCCGCCGGGCGGGGAGACGACGCCCGGCGGGCCCCAGGACACGGACCTGTCCCGCTTCTTCGGGTGA